From one Mustelus asterias chromosome 2, sMusAst1.hap1.1, whole genome shotgun sequence genomic stretch:
- the gjd4 gene encoding gap junction Cx32.7 protein produces the protein MGRLNNLGLVAFALNYNLTVVGKVWITVMIVFRLLVIIGVGYPLYQDEQARFTCDTMQPGCSNVCYDAFFPVSHCRFWFVQATALCLPLAMFVIYVAHRAPIKSCETNLHLEDSHGETEGLRIRHRILNFCKAYVLQLLLRTLLEVGFGVGHYCLFGFFVPNRFVCSSYPCANRVTCYPSRPTEKTLLANFMFGVTAFSFLLNFVDLVYVIKQAVKQNKKNKLQMKTFYPEESYHDIPGDTDEPPEHKAVQGYEMGVPERPESVASADSGTKSAQGEGTFPRSEVQPQDVALSNTNSNNTHLTVIASSSASMVASPDGSGSRLALCESQQGTAAHSLRRYTARLLDQPGSRLRQHTLQKAAQHPLSNSQLLEEYRLVHMRVTDNQSNCSNGSRRKKSEWV, from the exons ATGGGGAGGTTGAACAATCTGGGTTTAGTGGCCTTCGCCCTCAACTACAACCTTACAGTGGTCG GGAAGGTCTGGATAACAGTGATGATAGTGTTCAGGCTACTTGTGATCATTGGTGTTGGCTATCCTCTGTACCAAGACGAACAAGCAAGATTCACTTGTGACACCATGCAGCCAGGATGCTCCAATGTGTGCTATGATGCCTTCTTCCCTGTATCTCACTGTAGATTTTGGTTTGTGCAGGCCACCGCACTCTGCCTGCCTTTAGCGATGTTTGTTATCTATGTGGCTCACAGGGCGCCGAT AAAAAGCTGTGAGACAAATCTCCATTTGGAGGACAGCCATGGTGAAACAGAGGGGCTCAGAATAAGGCACAGAATTCTTAATTTCTGTAAGGCCTATGTGCTTCAGTTACTTTTAAGGACTTTATTGGAAGTAGGATTTGGGGTTGGCCACTATTGCTTGTTCGGATTTTTCGTGCCAAATAGGTTTGTCTGCTCCAGTTACCCATGTGCCAATAGAGTGACCTGTTACCCCTCCAGACCTACTGAGAAAACACTGCTGGCTAATTTTATGTTTGGAGTCACTGCCTTCTCCTTTCTGCTGAATTTTGTGGACCTGGTTTATGTGATAAAGCAGGCTGTAAAACAAAACAAGAAGAATAAGTTGCAAATGAAGACATTTTATCCAGAAGAGTCGTATCACGATATCCCAGGGGACACCGATGAACCTCCTGAGCACAAGGCGGTCCAAGGGTATGAAATGGGTGTGCCGGAGAGGCCAGAGAGTGTGGCCAGCGCAGACAGTGGAACAAAATCGGCGCAGGGCGAAGGAACCTTTCCTCGCTCAGAGGTGCAGCCACAAGACGTGGCCCTCTCCAACACCAACAGCAACAACACACACCTCACTGTCATCGCATCCAGCTCTGCTTCGATGGTCGCATCCCCTGACGGGAGTGGCAGCAGGTTGGCCCTCTGCGAAAGCCAGCAGGGCACGGCTGCTCATTCATTGCGCAGGTACACGGCCCGCCTGCTGGATCAGCCAGGCTCCAGACTGCGGCAGCACACCCTGCAGAAAGCCGCCCAACACCCGCTGAGCAACAGCCAACTGTTGGAGGAGTACAGGCTTGTTCACATGCGGGTGACAGACAACCAATCAAACTGCAGCAATGGCAGCAGAAGAAAGAAATCTGAGTGGGTTTAA